A region of the Vigna unguiculata cultivar IT97K-499-35 chromosome 9, ASM411807v1, whole genome shotgun sequence genome:
atcacAAGTTAGAAACTGACAAGAGGTTAAAAGCGAAATTAACTCATTTGAACTAAATTTTGAAGTGTTATAAGAAGAGGTTATCGTGTTCAAGAAACATGACCATTTGGCTGTTGGATTTAATCTGAAATTTCTAGACACTAGGACTTCTTGCTGAGGTGGCAGTACTGGAAGAAGAAATTGTTAGGCTTGAAGAACAGGTTGTGCATTTCAGGCAGGACTTGTACCAGGAAGCTGTGTACATGTCATCCTCTAGGATGAAACTTGAGCAATCAGCTGGTGTGAGCAATGTAAGTCCGCATAGTAGTCCCAAACAGGTTAAAGAGGAGTCCCTTTCCCAGACACTGGATAATGCTGCAAGATCTGAAACCAGGCCTACAGCAACACTTCCAAGTGAGTAACTGACCATTTTGTGTCACCAATTGAGGTTAAGTTGTTTCATTATTGAGAATGCGTTTCATTAACTTCATTCTCTTGTTTGTCTCTCCAGAAGATAGACATGGAAAAGAGAACCAAACATGTACTAATTCTTCCAAGAGTAGCAAGCAGTCCATATGCAAAGGCCAGACTACAAAATCGCCATTTAAGAAACTCCCTGTCGACAATAAATCACCACAGAAACGTTGGGATCCTCTAAAAAAGCAGGTGTGTCGTGTGTTAAGAGTTTTAAGTTCTCTGATAGGAGTACTAGTGAAAAAACGTGAGTTTTTGAAGTCAATAAATGTGAGCTTTCCAATTATGCAGCAAGAACTAAGGATGAAAGACCAGCCAATTGCAGAAATGAGAAACCATAGTCTACATGACAAACCAAAAGGGGGGGAAAGTCCAAATATAATCTCTGAAAATATTCTGAAGTGTTTATCAAGCATTCTCTTGAGAATGAGTACTGTGAAGAATTTGGATTCTGCAGGTAATGTACCACACTCCTGGACTCCAAAATCTAGTAAAAACTGCGTTGAAGGAAGCGAGTTTTGGGATCCTTATGGTATCTGCTTGGAATTCGGAAAGAGGGAAATTGGTCCATACAAGCAATTATGTGCAATTGAAGCCAAATCATTCGATCCAAAACGAACTGCAAAATCTTTGTTTTTACTGCACCGGTTGAAGTATGTTATTctttacaaattattatttttttcctcgATACTATCAATTGTGTCATTTAGATGTTATAATACTCTAAATTTGGAAAATTTGCAGACTTCTTCTGAGAAAACTAGCCTGTGTCAACATTGACAATCTCAACCACCAGGAGAAGCTTGCATTCTGGATCAACATCTATAACTCATGTATGATGAATGTAAGTCAACCATGCTATCAGAACAAGTAGTGTCATCTGAAATGGCCTTTGTTGACAGAACCTTTTCTTTAACCAAACAAGTTTTTAAAGTGGGTAATAGCTTATTTAAGTTCTGCTTTGCTTCAGGCATACATAGAAAATGGCATACCAGAGAGTCCTGAAATGGTGGTTGCGCTGATGCAGAAGGTATGAAAGTTTGTCTTGTGGCTTGGATCGCAATGCATTTCGTTTGTTCCCTGAGTTGATGTAGTAGCATTGGTAGGTTCAAGAATTTATACTGTTTTCTTGTTACTCAGGCCACAATAAATGTGGGTGGACACTTGCTAAGTGCAACGACAATAGAACATGGCATTTTAAGACTTCCTTATCACTACAAATTTGTAAGCatgttcattttaattattattcagAGTTCTTTTCATTTCAAGTCTAGCTTTTCTTGGGTGGGAATTTTAGAAATTGCGAAGCTTATTACAGCCAAATCCTAAACAGACAACATTATCAAAGGGAGGGAAAAATCATGAAACTTATGGACTAGAATTGTCAGAGCCCCTGGTGACATTTGCTCTATCCTGTGGAACTTGGTCCTCTCCTGCTGTAAGTTGATACCTACTTTACATTGAATATTTCTCATCTACTATAAGCAGTGCATAATGATAAACCCGTTACTCTTGTTAATGTACTTGATTTTAAACTTCTGCTTTTATTGCACtcaataaattcaataatttcgtGATTTGCAGTGTCTTGTTGCTGATTTTCTCAATTGCAGGTGAGAATTTACACAGCATCTCAGGTTGAGAACGAACTTGAAATGGCCAAAAAGGAATACTTACAGGCTGCAGTTGGAATTTCGACATCAAAGTTCCTTATCCCGAAGTTGCTGGATTGGTATTTACTGGACTTTGCAAAAGACTTGGAATCATTGCTGGATTGGATTTGCCTCCAATTACCAAGTGATGTGGGGAAAGAAGCCATTAAGCTCATTGAGGAAAGAAAAACCGAGCCCCTCTCACAATTTGTACAGATTATGACACATGAGTTCAATTTTAGATACTTGTTGTGTACATAGTTTTGCTTCTGTTTTCTGTAAGGTTTTATTGGTTCTGTGGATACAATTAGTGAACAGCTCTAGATCATACATGTGAGAATAATGTAAATGCCATTTGTTATTTTCTCACTTCGAAAGATTTCCTTAAATGCCTTCTTATTATGTTAGTTTCAAGATAAGtctctaaataataaaataaaataaaatgtttttgatAAAGATATAATTTAGACCAACCATATAATGATTACATTGTATTTTAATAGTAATATGTAgacatttatttgaaataaaagaaaacgtGGAAGTTAAAAACGAGAGCTAGATTGCTCcataatttcaaaatgaattgcaAATATTGGGTAGTTCAGCCCAAAGGTAAGTGGGCTGACATGTATGATatgcaaaaaaatattataaaaagggggtgcaggaagaaatggTCAAATCAAAGTCTTTACAAGGCCTCATTTAAATTGTGAATTGGACTAGTGAAAGCCCAAATCAATCAGGCCGACAACAACGTCAGAAAAAACAATTGAGTTTGAACTATAAGTTAACTATATCAATTCTACAAGGAAGGGTCACTGGAGGGGTGTCTTAAGGCAAATTACATCCTTCAATTTTCGAAGaaatgtaaattaattattatttaatttaaattcactgtatatatatatatatatatatattttttttgtgaaatgaTATTTAACATTTAATAGTAATATATCTCTTGGAGGTGGTAAGCCATTATAACGTAGTTTTACTCTATACGATTCTCATTCTCAttcttaattttcttctttcttaatCTAACTATTACTATTAATGTTATGActgtaatgttttatttaaataatataaaaataaaataaaagagagtgaaaaagaaaaaaataattacagtaaaaaataatgttaaaaactAGAATAATTAAactccatatatatatattttatagtaataTAACTATGTTCCATCTTGATCTATAAGTGACACACAAACGTGGCTTTCCTTTATGTTACTCACCTTTTCTATAAAATAATGTTCATAATTTGTTAAAAGATAAGTTGCTTTTAAGGAACCATTTATTTGAAATGAGTTCCAAAGAAagcaattaaaaatataaagacaatTGGTCTATTCTCATActataattaaagtttaaatttggAGAGTGATGCTTTCCGTCTCGAGTCTCTACactctcaattaaatattatcaatattCTTTCTTTTGTACTTTTGATGTGTGCAATTCTTCTTCTATGCCACAGTTTGTCAGAAAACAATTACTTCAACTGTCTAAAACTAccaattttatcattatttgtgtatttaatccttttttatcattttagctttttcattatttctctttttatttcatatataaacttttaataatttttagaagAAATTATCAATACTTACAAACAACCTTGTATCGTTATTACTTAagcataatttatatatttaatataaatttctattaagttatatttatttattaaaaataaagcttaATTATTATACGATTATGTAAAGAGATTTTATGATCTCAACCAATAAATATGTTAAGGATGACTCTTTTCGAGGTAGATATGATAAAAAATCAATCAAATCACCATACgtgataatttataatcaatCAGCATAAAATTATTGGAACCATCATTGCATAtactattttcttttagaaaatatctattacataaaatcaaatatttaccATGTATTATACGTATATTATAAttccataattttaaaattaaatttgttatcgAACTAGCTAAGACACGTGTCCAaggttaataatttaaaaaaaatataatatcataattttatgatactaaaaactaaaataaaatataaatttatatttaataataattaatagatatagaataaaaagaaaatcaacaaCATTTTAGGTTggtatttatttagttttaaaatattaaaattggaatttgacAATCGTGCTAAAACCCTAATTTACATTTGAGGAAGATTTTCTAATAGTTTGTAAGAGAAATCTTCATTTGTGGACGAAATGATATTCAGTTTTTCCGGTTTATTCAAATAGAAACGCATTCGCGATAAGTACAAATGATGAATTATATGATTTCCTAAAGCGTCGTTGATTGGGAATGAATTATATAACTCGTGCTTACTTTGGTGCACTATTCTCAGTGTCGTTGAAATTTGAACCCTTTTACATTTTTGTACTTCAATATTTTGCATTGAAaggaaagtttaatttggatcTTGATGAAACTGTGCCCGATACGTGATTGTGACTGGTTTTTTGGCAAGCTGTTACAGTCAAATCTGAGATGCAGCATTTCCCACCAAAGCTTCTCGCTTTCTCCAGAAAGTGTATTTTCTGGTAAAATGTTAGTGTTATGTGTCTACCTTCCCCCAATGATAAAAACAGGCAATTCAATCTCAGATAATACAAACCAgatactaaaaaattaaaaaaagaaaaaaagaaagttgtgTACAATCATGAATCCCATCAACACCCCAATAATTGAAAGGCAATCGAGGGTTGGAGTGTGATTTGAGAATAATTAATGTCAAAGTTTTGGCCTAACTGGATGTTTCACTTGGAAAGAAAAACGAAGGGAAGTGCAAGGCAGAGAATAAACATCGCGTTGTTTGGTCCAAGTAAGGACATAGTTACAACAATGTGGCTGGTAATCAGTCACTGCTCTGAAACAGTTTACAACAAAAATTTGCAGTGTTGTAGGTCCATTCAATCAATTCCATGTCATAGCTGGCTTCAATTCTTTCTTGGACACATTCGAAATCCACTTGATACACACCCTTCTCAATCCTGATTAGATATGTGAActtaataaacatttttatttatttatttatgagaGTGGAATGCAATGAAACAGAAGCACATGAGGGGCAGAAAAATTAGGAATGCCGAAATCACGAAGCAATGCGCCATACGTAAAAGGAACTTTAATGCATACTTTGTCAACCTCTCATGGTACCAGCCTGATACCGAcgttgcttcttcttttttcattacTCTCGTGGAAGGTCccattttgttcatttttaacattaacattaatgttttttatgcgCCACTTTCTTCTCCCATCTTGCTCTTTACCCGATTTGTGTCCTATCCTCTCTCTTTCCCCTTTTTGATATCATGCCATGCACACTACACATGAAGCTAGAGTTTCTGGTATTACATTGAACCAAAACGTAAGAATACATTCAGTGATCCCGGACCATGTGTGTGCAAAAAGCACGAGCGTGGGATGGAAAATAATAGGAATTCATAAAGGCatgaaaggaaagaaaagaagaaaagagtgGTTTTGGTACAACCGGGCCTGTTGATAATTTCTACTGCCTAAAACGCCTTTGTCGAATATGACCTATGGTCTgacacattaaaataaaaaaaagggtgGAAGGAAAGAGAGAGTCACTAAGAAGCAAAAGCAAATTTTCATGTACGCACAGCAAAATTGTTAGGGAAAGGACGCTCTTCATCTCAATAATTACTACTCAAAGCTTTCAGAAAGCAAAAAAGGCAATTGACGTTGATACTCCAAGTAATGATCAGAGAGGCACATGCCACTCCAACATTACCACAACACAaccctcttttcttttctttttttttctttttttctcaagtCTTTCGTGGTCCACCCTGCCCTTATCTTATCACCTTCAACCCCCTATCAATTCACAAACTTGGTCACATCAACCTTTAATCTCACTCGGTTTTTCCCTCACTCAAGCAAGTCTAAAGTAACCTCCTCACTTGCCACTATAAAGATTCCATGACCTAACCCTCTTTAACACCTTATTAGCACTTAACTCACCTTCacccttttcttctctatatcaTATTTAGTGTGGTAGATAATAGCATGCTATAATGCCATCGGTGCATTCTAGCCCGTGTTACCCGATGGAAAACCCGGCTTTGGCATCTTTACTCCGTCACACGACGGGGGAGAGTAAGCGTAGCAGCAAATTCTCCGGCGGAGGAGGGCTTTTGAAAATGTTCAAGTTGTTTCCCATGTTGACTTCCGGATGCAAAATGGTGGCTCTCCTCGGAAGACCTCGGAAAATGCTAAAGGACAGTGCGACAACCGGCACCATCTTCGGTTACCGGAAGGGGAGGGTGAGTCTGGCCATACAAGAGGACACGCGTCAGATGCCCATTTTTCTGATCGAGCTTCCCATGCTGGCCAGTGCTCTGAACAAGGAAATGGCGTCCGACATCATGAGGATTGCGTTGGAGAGCGAGACGAAGAGCAGCAAGAAGAAGCTGATGGAAGAGTTCGTGTGGGCGGTGTATTGCAATGGCAGAAAGGTGGGGTACTCCATCAGGCGGAAACAGATGAGCGACGATGAGCTCCACGTGATGCAGCATTTGAGAGGGGTCTCCATGGGAGCAGGGGTGCTCCCCACCGCATCGGATCATAAAGATTGCGACGGTGAAATGACGTACATGAGAGCAAGGTTTGAGAGGGTGGTTGGGTCTAAGGATTCAGAGGCTTTGTACATGATAAACCCAGATGGGGCTCAAGGCCCCGAGTTGAGTATCTTCTTTGTTAGACCTCATTAGATTTCATCATTTCCGTATATAcaccatcatcatcaccatcatatatttatctatcATTGTTACTCTAAGTTACCCTGTAAGCTCCATCTTTTTCAAATCATTCAACAACATAACAtgccttcttctttttctcatcATTCTCAACCTATACTCGCCTAGCTTTAGCTTCCATTCCCCAGAAACTTTAAACCACAGATttggaattatttatatttctgatcaacttttttttcttaatatgttCCGAGTTATCTCTACACTTTCTTCTGTGAATGTCTCTCTAATCATCCCCTTTGTCCATTAGTATATTAGAAAAGCTTCGAAGGATTTGGGCGGCCAAAAAAAGTCTGTACTGGGGAGAAAAAACTAGGTCGCTTTTTGGCTGGGACCAAATAAGAAAGTTACTTTCTGCTAAACATTTTCAGAGAAAAATAATGCATGCCCCGCCACCACAAGAATAACATACCAAGTAATAAATATACACGTGcagttattttttaacatttttactttTGGTCACTTTTAACGATTTGTCTCTTATTCGATAAAGCTATCCACTAATGAATATAGTAATAAATATGGTATTATTACAGTTGTGTGTTCATATGGTTGCAGAGAATCTAAGAGAAGTTGCACcaattatttattcaatattatttttttgccaAGCACATGAGCTATAAAAAGCAAATCACTTTACCTAAtagatttctttttatattttgtattttattctcTTTACAGATTATAACTGATATGTTATCTTTGTTTCTGCGTTGTAAATATTCGTCTGTTTTAATCTTGCGATTATTTCTTCCAAAttgttaaaacattttatatatcgaaactaaaaaaaattacgtTAAATATGTGTTAAAAAGGtttctttaataatatagattttataagatttGTAGGTCATGACTGACAGTTGCTAACTTAGATATTTGTCAGCAGCATGTCCTTTTCCCCGCTTATACTTAGAGgccaaacaaatatatataattaaagacCTTTAATCTTACTTTATTATCTTaactttttgtttaattttaaaaaattgcttTAATTTGATGTTTTTGCTAAGCTGCATTATGTCAATTATTATCTACTTCTGCTATCATTGAAACTAATaccttatatattaaattgtaataaaaaaaagatagaagTCAAGatgaaacataaattaaagttaaataatattgatcaaaaaattattttgcgctttcataataatttttaaaatgttcagTAGTATGTTTTCCTAAAttgttcttttttcatttattgaaCCATGGTGTATGTACCCTAGGTTTAGATTATTCCAACACAATTTGAGTACTGCCACATGAAAACATAGGTCACATCTAAAGTTTCAATCGCATTTTGTTTAGATTGGTAGAATTATCCTAGTTTTGTGTTATTAGGGTGATACTTGCGATTTAAGATAGGAAGTGTGTTTTGAGAATTGttggaaaaaatagaaaagaaattgaTATATATAGAATTAATGAATGATGTCATTATCTTACAACTCAACAAGAGTGATTATTGATGGGGACAGAGGTAGGTTTGAGGTATTTGATGTTTACTCTGAATCCAACAATCACACAGTATTCACAAAATAGAGGCTGAGTTTGTTTAGATGGATGaagagtaatatatatatatatatatatatatatatatatatatatatatatatatatatatatatatatatatatatatgtatatgtctTTTGTCTATTTCATGCCTCATCATACTTGAACTCTGTTTCTGCTTTTGCTTTAAGTTTCATAGAAATTtcctttaattatattaaacttatttgaacttaacaaatttctggaaaaataaatcTTCAGAAAAATGTGAATAATTAATACGCGTATAGTACGAGTccattatttattgtattttttttatttttttatgtgctatcataattaattttgactCTCCtccatattaattaaaataaaaataagagcataattcaaaaacaaaatcttgaaattttaaaaatgataaatgtaaagaaacaatgtttttatttaaaattgataatttataaaGCAGCGTAAGGAATggcattttaaaaaaatatattaataaaatattatcttcattttttaatatcatttaaggtgatattgaaataatcgagaaaaaaaaaataccatttttttatatttaatcaaaCAGTTGTACTGTTTTCAATTGTGCCCATCTTCTCTCTATCTAACATGATAAACAAAAATGCATTTGTAATTGTTTAATGTAAGGACTAAGggtataatagaaaaaaaaaaaaagcaaatacATTATTGAAATTctaaaagacaaataaaaaaattatatgattgtGGAAGACTTGGGTTGTGTTTAGAAAACCATTAAAACTTCATTTTCAATGGACAGATTACTCTGTCAACACTTTTTAATGCGTATCGCGTTGGATTAGAGTTAGATTGCACATAACTCCAACATAAACACACCCACCTCACAAATTCCGTTTAAAATTGTTAGCTAAAATATTTCAAGTATCATTGCGTATTTAAAGTCAAttcactaaaaatataattgtatatttttttgtctatttaatgagaaagaatttaaaaaatatgaaaatgagtTAAGTAAATtattcatgttaaaaaatatataaatagttctaaaatttaatactttattGCATTTGTAATAATTGTAcggattttgatttttttctggaattttttactatttttacacTGTGTCTTTATAATATACTGATTACATaaggtttttaaaatatattaaaaacatatttaaaatattaagacaatatactttttaatattcataagagaaaacaaaaaataaaaataacggtAGAAAGAATCTAGACTCTAATTTTATTAACGTGAACGTTATatacaatataaattataagaTTCTTTCTATTAATGAACTATGTTGTGAAAACTAATTCTTTCACTGTATTTGAATCgattaatatcatattttctttcattttctcttcACGTGGTGAGATTAATTCACAAGAAATATCTCTAACCTTAGTGCTGCTGTTCATAATTTCAAAGTGATACCTAACATAACTTAGGTATACCAAAAATATGTTGATTGTTGGGTGCATTACATTATTAAAGACGAcgttaaattttgaatttcgaAACAAATGTAGTTATTAAGAAGACTTCTTAGTATAAAAGGTCCATATCCGTATGAATACTCTGGTAACACAATCTTGAatataatgacaataatttaaaCATGAGACAGATGAAATTTCATTTTCGTTTTCTTTACATTTCCCATGAAAAACAGGAGTAAGATTACACCAAGATTAACAATGAGAAAAATGTTactttaacaatttaatttcagCTTTGGGGTAAATACAATAGGAGGGATTTCATGCATACAGATAAATCATAGTCATTTTGAAAGCCGAAAGCAAAAAAAAGGCCATAGGCATGCTTCGGAAATTTTGAGATTGCATTTGTTCCAATGAATGGGCCGAGACAACATTACACGGACAATATTTAAAGCCCATATTACCAGGGCCGAAACTTAACAGGTCTGAAATTGGGTCCAAACGAGCCTTGTTATTCTTCACAACATAACATTTATCTTTTACTCCAAAAGGAGAAAAAGTTTGGATAAAGAATTGGTAAGATTGGATCAAAGTCGCGTTAAGTCTAGTTAGTTAAACACAACTTGTATTTAGCACATtcaacatatttaataaaaaaagctGTCAATAGTTTTATATAAAAGCATTATTTACATGAATCTCACTAACATGAGTATATTTTTTACTTGAAAGTTGTTTCAACGAGTTATGACATAAAAGTTTATATAAGTTATTATCGAACTTAATTCTTAAACAACGACAAATTGAAGTAATTTAGatattcttttcaaattttttcacACAAAAAATATCACAATATTTATGAGTCAAAGAAAGCGAACGCGCGAAGATTCAAGACTTAGCCGAGCGTTAGCGAAGCTAGATTCTCATAACGAGGCGCTTCGAGTTAGCGAAGCGCTGTAGAAATAGCTTAGTAGCCACATTAGTAGCGTTTGGGATGATTTTAGGCGCGGCGTATTCCCTTTGG
Encoded here:
- the LOC114196172 gene encoding uncharacterized protein LOC114196172 isoform X3; translation: MRESSRGRANSSVKGGKTSSKDRKLALQQDVDRLKKKLRREENIHRALERAFNRPLGALPRLPPYLPPYTLGLLAEVAVLEEEIVRLEEQVVHFRQDLYQEAVYMSSSRMKLEQSAGVSNVSPHSSPKQVKEESLSQTLDNAARSETRPTATLPKDRHGKENQTCTNSSKSSKQSICKGQTTKSPFKKLPVDNKSPQKRWDPLKKQQELRMKDQPIAEMRNHSLHDKPKGGESPNIISENILKCLSSILLRMSTVKNLDSAGNVPHSWTPKSSKNCVEGSEFWDPYGICLEFGKREIGPYKQLCAIEAKSFDPKRTAKSLFLLHRLKLLLRKLACVNIDNLNHQEKLAFWINIYNSCMMNAYIENGIPESPEMVVALMQKATINVGGHLLSATTIEHGILRLPYHYKFPNPKQTTLSKGGKNHETYGLELSEPLVTFALSCGTWSSPAVRIYTASQVENELEMAKKEYLQAAVGISTSKFLIPKLLDWYLLDFAKDLESLLDWICLQLPSDVGKEAIKLIEERKTEPLSQFVQIMTHEFNFRYLLCT
- the LOC114196172 gene encoding uncharacterized protein LOC114196172 isoform X1; translated protein: MNTSIRAKLQHKKPPITVSHERAEMRESSRGRANSSVKGGKTSSKDRKLALQQDVDRLKKKLRREENIHRALERAFNRPLGALPRLPPYLPPYTLGLLAEVAVLEEEIVRLEEQVVHFRQDLYQEAVYMSSSRMKLEQSAGVSNVSPHSSPKQVKEESLSQTLDNAARSETRPTATLPKDRHGKENQTCTNSSKSSKQSICKGQTTKSPFKKLPVDNKSPQKRWDPLKKQQELRMKDQPIAEMRNHSLHDKPKGGESPNIISENILKCLSSILLRMSTVKNLDSAGNVPHSWTPKSSKNCVEGSEFWDPYGICLEFGKREIGPYKQLCAIEAKSFDPKRTAKSLFLLHRLKLLLRKLACVNIDNLNHQEKLAFWINIYNSCMMNAYIENGIPESPEMVVALMQKATINVGGHLLSATTIEHGILRLPYHYKFPNPKQTTLSKGGKNHETYGLELSEPLVTFALSCGTWSSPAVRIYTASQVENELEMAKKEYLQAAVGISTSKFLIPKLLDWYLLDFAKDLESLLDWICLQLPSDVGKEAIKLIEERKTEPLSQFVQIMTHEFNFRYLLCT
- the LOC114196172 gene encoding uncharacterized protein LOC114196172 isoform X2; translated protein: MNTSIRAKLQHKKPPITVSHERAEMRESSRGRANSSVKGGKTSSKDRKLALQQDVDRLKKKLRREENIHRALERAFNRPLGALPRLPPYLPPYTLGLLAEVAVLEEEIVRLEEQVVHFRQDLYQEAVYMSSSRMKLEQSAGVSNVSPHSSPKQVKEESLSQTLDNAARSETRPTATLPKDRHGKENQTCTNSSKSSKQSICKGQTTKSPFKKLPVDNKSPQKRWDPLKKQQELRMKDQPIAEMRNHSLHDKPKGGESPNIISENILKCLSSILLRMSTVKNLDSAGNVPHSWTPKSSKNCVEGSEFWDPYGICLEFGKREIGPYKQLCAIEAKSFDPKRTAKSLFLLHRLKLLLRKLACVNIDNLNHQEKLAFWINIYNSCMMNAYIENGIPESPEMVVALMQKATINVGGHLLSATTIEHGILRLPYHYKFTTLSKGGKNHETYGLELSEPLVTFALSCGTWSSPAVRIYTASQVENELEMAKKEYLQAAVGISTSKFLIPKLLDWYLLDFAKDLESLLDWICLQLPSDVGKEAIKLIEERKTEPLSQFVQIMTHEFNFRYLLCT
- the LOC114162558 gene encoding protein MIZU-KUSSEI 1, which encodes MPSVHSSPCYPMENPALASLLRHTTGESKRSSKFSGGGGLLKMFKLFPMLTSGCKMVALLGRPRKMLKDSATTGTIFGYRKGRVSLAIQEDTRQMPIFLIELPMLASALNKEMASDIMRIALESETKSSKKKLMEEFVWAVYCNGRKVGYSIRRKQMSDDELHVMQHLRGVSMGAGVLPTASDHKDCDGEMTYMRARFERVVGSKDSEALYMINPDGAQGPELSIFFVRPH